The following DNA comes from Camelina sativa cultivar DH55 chromosome 14, Cs, whole genome shotgun sequence.
ATTTGAAGCAGATGATATGACCAAATGGgatgtatatatagtttattgatTTATAATCGCAGTCTATTTGTTGCAAAATCTATGACCAAAAGgagaaattaagtaaatttttGTTGAACGAACTATGGTCTATGTTAGACACTTCTTCTATACAAtgtatgtattttatatatctGGTTAAAacgttttagaatttttatctaaaacaactaaaattGTCTTTAATTATGTCGAGTTAgaggaaaatatttaaatctatTGACTCTTTTTTAGATTAAGTGTCGTTGTAAGATTTTACTTTTGAAAACGACTAAATTTCAGAATTCTTGTGCACATACATACTTCAAAACTACGTATATACAATAAATCACGTTCGCAAAGATTATCCCGTACGTACGTGATGTTTGATAATTTGTATTTGTTGATTTATGCACAATTATTAATGTAAATCTTGGAACACTTGAACAATTATGAGTACTTTATCTACATATTATACTTCCATAAAAAAACTATAGACACACTAATCATGAACACATAACTGTTGAAGTATCGAGATGTAGTTTAATTCTGTTACAAATACAAATCTTTTGcatttaatatacatatagtaTTGAGTGAATTATCTAAGGtagagattttgagagattgcTACAACTCCAAAAAACTAGAGGTTTCTTCGTTGTTGCCACGAGCAAAGCTATTCTGAAGCAAACCTTCCAACCTCAAGATAAAGGCCGCCTACGGCTTCTCCGAGGAGTAATGCACAAACGGAATCGCTAGAGAAGAGTACTCGATAATATTAAAACACTAAGATACTAATGTAACACATACATTAAAACACTAAGAACGTGTGAAAAACGATAATTAATATACAATCCATCATCACTATTGTTTTGCCACAAAACAAGAACTAATAGAGATACTAATGTAACACATACATTAAAACACTAAGAACGTGTGAAAAAACGATAATATACAAGTCATCGTCACTAATGTTTTgtcacaaaacaagaacaaatagAGATactctccaaaaaaaaaaaaaaggatcaactCCTTTGAAATTTACATCAGTGCAAAAAGAGACAAAGAtacaaaaagcataaaaaagGGTAGAAATGATATCTTCACATTTCAAAACTCTTTCGAGCTTTTCCTATTTGTTACAATGGAAGAAACACTAATTAAGCTCTTATTTTCCACTAAACGACACCAAATTAAaccactctcttctcttcccccttttttaattacaaaatcttTAAGAAAATGGACACCCAAAacccctaatttttttttataataatccCTCTccccacatttttttttgttctttcaacatatatacacatttttaaccaacaaaaccactcccataataataataataataataataataatattcataatcaATTCCTAAACCTTCTCCTTTTTTTAAAGccttctctgttgttgttgttgttgttgttgttgttatatataaatatgtgcATGTTGGGGACTGGTCTTAAGCAAGAGTCGAAACGCTACGGTGGTTGCTGCTGCGCCTGTCACAATCGAATCCAACGACACGAACGACGGGATCAATCCCGAAGCTGGTCGCCGCAGCCCTAACGCAACTCCCGTTCCTTGGTGAAGACGGAGGCTGCGGTTTGGTAGCACCACGAGGAGTCGATGGAGTAGGAGGAGCCACCACGAGAAGCTCTTGTCGAAAAAGTGAGTCTTTTGTTAATGGGTTAGAAACTCTACTTGGAGGTGACCCTGTGAAGAACAAAGGAGGAGACGCCTCTtgctccccaccaccaccaccactacccTATAATAACATCACATAgcccaaaataaaaatccaaactttagaTTTGTTATCAATCCAAAAATACGAATTAAGCAAAAGGGTTGTTTtgttatgtatgtatatacctTATTAGCGAGGATGAAATCCAAAATCTCGCTTCTTGAATTCGATTCACATAACTCCATCTGATGACTGCAAAAGAATCAGATAGAGttgattagctttttttttctcagcAAAAGGTATGAACTTTAAAAGGTGGGGGGAGCTTACTTGAGTTGCCAACGGAGAGATCGAGAAGAGAGAACACCGAGGCGACGAGGTTTAGGACAAATCACGGCGTCACGGCGATCAGAAGAAAAGACGGCGTTTCTCCTCATCTCTTCAAAGGCGTTTTGTTGTTGGACTCCACAGCTGTTCATCATCTTGTCTGGctgaatcaatcaatcagaCACACACGAAAGATTGAGAGATTGAACGAAGAATGGATaaagattttgcaaaaaaataataatgttatatatacaaaaataaaaaagataaggGAGAGAAGAGGTGGTCAAATGGTGACGTGTTTTTTTATGGAGATCTGGTCATAATAGATTAAATTAAGGTTGAATTCTTTTAATTAGTTAATCAAATGAATCAAGAAAAAATGGTAAGGAATAAGCCACTTGACTAAATtcgatattatttttttaagtttccatTATAGTGAATGAATGATGTCAATATCATAATGGagacagatttttttattttttattttattttaagaataagtaaacaaactcaaacaaacaaaaaaaaaaacatgagaaaaaGTCTAAACTAAAACAGtggtaaattaatttattgtttatgaaaattagaaggaaaaaaaaaaattagtaaaagaaaaatgaaaacagatcaagaagaaacagaaacagaaattGATGTTTTTAGCGTTTATGGATCATGGAGTTGGTTACAAGACCCAAAATACGAACAACGTTTTAGATCCAGATCAAATCTTGATCCGATTataaagaatcaagaaaagatACCTGAAAGGTGAAAAGAGCTATAGCAGAGAGATCGTTCGAAAGCTTGAAGCTCCCTACGTACGTGAgccagaagcagaagcagaagaagcaaacagagagagagatctgaagaaagagatgaagtctaatgggaaagagagaagagaacctTGCATACAACAAAGCTAATAAGCTATGGATGGAATCATGTATATATTTTCCTCTAATTTATAATAAGGAacataataatcttttttttttcttttcctttttgctttctttcttgtgtgtatgtgtgtgtcattaattaaattgtttttgttagatCAAAACGCTTGTTTTAgcttaaaacatttaaattcactaaatgaaaccatatgtttttttagtaCAACACAGCTTTCAGTTTCATTTTGTATAGATTTTgccttttatttgttttgggtaCAAAAGGCGGTGCCTAACCAGACTCTCTCCTCCTCGTAAATATCTTTCGATTGGTTTTATTAACGTCACCGACGAGATTAtaacatttgtttgttttaatttactttCAAATCTCTTTTACCACTAATCACTATTCACCATGTGGAGGGTTTTTAGTTTCACTTCTTTTGACATATTTGTAGAAAAGCTTGCCAGATGGTTCATAatcatatcatttattttatttttcctcaaATTAAGTAAAATGGTTGTTACGTtggaaaaattaatttatatagatttaataGTATCTTCATAACAGAATTGATATCTTACAGaagatggattcttcttttcAGTTTACTGCATGTTGACATTTTTCTTGTAAGATTTATGTATAGATTGAAAAAGTTAAgctttttctaaattattagtattttattaCTAAGGAAGCAATCTTTcactttttcaaaatattacatataaacAGGTGTTCTATTCTATTTCTATGCATTTAAATCAGATCAGAACTAAACAGAAAAACCAGATGTTacatttacataaataattcatttttagtcaaatataatttacatataaCTTTTCCTTACTATATAGATGTTCTTTTAGTtatcattaatcatatttttagtaAAGTATTATGAAGTAACTAACATATTACATTTACTTTTAAAACTATACATTAATTAAGTTCTATGTATTTATTAGGGCTACCAAGTTCTCTAACACAtctttaaaaatcaagaaactatatagtttttaggtttattATGTTGacaaaatgatgatgatgtgagatgATAGAGTTATGTAaataagaaagttttttttaggtttttaaaatgATGGCAATgcaaatgaaaaatcaaagaaataacaATGAAAAAAGATATAGGTTTATGGAAATGACAAAGgtgaaataaaaatgttatacATATCAAAATGGCGGCGTAAAATGAAAACACTATAAGGTTTATCAAACAATAGCGgcacaaaatattaaaaattacgtaaatatcaaaataagacgttttagatttataaaatgaTGGTGatgcatgataaaaaaaattatggaaactAATTATGGTAAGATTTGTTTGGTATATAGAAATGACGGCgatacataataaaaaaattagagaacgAATAACGACAAATTATTAGATTTAATAAAATGACGGCGTTGTGAAATGACAAAATTacagaaatattaatataaaatatttaaaatataaaatgacggCGGTGCATAATGAAaaattatggaaataaaaatgagaacacttttggatttataaaaatgGTGGTGgtgcataattataattttatggaaataaaaatgagaatatttgttagatttataaaatCGGCGGCGGTGCATAATAAAAGTTTATGGAAATAAATGATAGCATTATTTATaaggttaacaaaaaaatgttggtTCTACcaaaaaattatggaaataaaaaGCAGGGAAACAATGTATGAAAAATTAGATTTACAAAATTGCGAAGGTGCgaaataaaaaacttataagTAACAATGACaaagtttttgttaattttaaaaataatggtggcactaaatgaaaaaaaaaataaaaataaatagcaatgatatattttgaaataaaatgaaatagttttggttaatatatatttttgaggtGCAAAATGACCATTTTTAGGTTTATACAAATAATGTATaggttcaaaataaaacaattaaaaacaatttaaattttgtagGCTTATAATACAATGGCGATGTGTATTTACAGAAATAACAAGGACGACATTAATTAAGTTTATGAAAATGACGGCagtataaaataacaaaattacgGTAATCGACAATAACTAAATTAGAGTTATAATGGTATCTCCATCAGTAATATTTAGTGGGTGtcttctaatttaaaaaaaaaattaagaaaaataggACAGAGAATGTGATAGTGTCTCTACACAAACACATTAAGACACACTCAAACCCTCATCGATGTTTATTTTTCAGTGGTTCACatttctaaataaatcaattatattaaaatattaatattgttaaaatttgatcCATTTTATGATATTGGAGATGGTTTAAAAGTTCGGAGGAGAAAGAACGtgaaataatgaaattaaagaaaaactattttttaaggtttataaatatGACAGCGTGCAAAATATCATTGACAAGAGTTGTGCTACCTAGTATTGATGTTACTTACCTGATCATGATTCTTTTGATAGTATTGACTCTTTTCTATAATAAATACCCGTTAGAAAAGTTAGTAGCTTGTTTGAACTTGTTGATGAAATTGTCCTTGCCCTTTCATGCTTTTTATCATGTCATGCTTCAGCTCCCACTTTCAATTTTCCCTTCcatctaatatatatgtaacttattttcctttttggtaAGTGTTATTGATGGTTCCTTCAATTTAGTCTTGTGGCTTCTTGATttgtgcttttgttttgttgagcCTTCCTGCAGATTTTTGGTGTTATTATGTTGttattcagaagaagaagcctgTATATGAAACCGTAACTCGAGTCTTGGACCCTTAAAGTTAGGTTTGTGTAAGCCAAGGCCTCTTGAGCTGTCTAGTAAACCATTCTGATGTTTGTTCTTGGTTTAACCCCTTGTTCAAGTTGAGTCATATTCTGGTTCATTTGTGGTTCTGCAAGATCTAGATATTAACTTTGGGCCTACTTAGCCATGGGCCAATGGGCTttgtaaaacattatataatttatatttatacaaagatTCAATAATTtggagacaaacaaaaaacaagaacaattgTTCCGATCCAAATCTTTAGAAGAAGCGTTGATGCATCGTCGTCGGCAAATTAAATGTACATTAAATGTACATCGTCGTCAACATGTTGGTTCTTGTTTAAAGAGTAATCAAGTCAAGTTTACAACTCATCCATCACCATTAGTGATACCTTTCAACCTTCAGCTGAATCCAAAGAAAAGGTTTTATGATTTGATATTCGTAAGACAAATTTTGATCTCAAACATTGTACAGTAACCGTCCTTAAGTTtcttataaaatagaaaattttataaaaatatagtattcTACAActtatactaatatatatatatatatatatatatatacacacatatacacAGTTTTACAAGTACATATAGTTAGTTTAACCTATTAGAATGTGTTGTTTCAGAATTACAGTTCTGAGTTCGTAATTAATAACACTATAACTGGACAAAGATTGTTTACTACTTTGGGAACCCATAAAAGTATAGTTGCATGTTACAGATCCGAGTTTCTAAATAccaagaattaaaaaaagacCGGGTTTAAAAAGTTGCATGTTCCACGACATATTTCCGAAAGCAGGTTAATTTTTGTGATTGTTAACTTTTACGTTTTGTAAATTTATtgaagttttaatatatatctgaGGGGACCAATGTAACAACTACCTTTAGCTCAGACATCATAATGAGTATAATATGACTACTACTACCTCAACCTCATCTCTAAATTTTTGAGGGCTTCTCTAATTAACTTTCTTCTCAGCATTTAAAGGAGTGACAATTAATatactataagtctataaatataattttgcaTTGGTATATATGTATAGAATTATAGATGTTAAGTTATTGAGATCCCTAAGTTATttgtgtagattttttttttctttcttttgttacaGAAAATGCCTTTGgtagacaaaacaacaaatttattttgatagtaaataaaaatggaTAGTAAATAAAAGTACAAATGAAAAACCAATAGGATATAATATCACGCAAAATTGCTAACAATCACTTCATTTTGTTATTGgacttgttatatatataaattagtatgcatatatatatatatatacatatacatacgtGCCAAGGGATACCTTGACCCATAATGTCCCCTCAAGCTATAGTCCTCTTGCATAAAAGTCACAAAGGCCTCCACTTAATTTGAGTTCCATGCTCAATTTTCttctaaagagagaaaaaaagaaagaattgacaaagctctctttctctccatctTCACTCTCAGGTCTTTATCCTTAGTTAGTTAGTTTCTTCTCTCCTGTCTTCTTGGTAACCATGTaagttctctctctcctctcctttctccactctatctctatctctctatctctcttatTTTCTCACCAACTAATTAGatattcttaaatttaaatttgaacaATTGCAGGAGAGCTGAAGATAATAACACTTTAGATCTCAATAACTTACCTGATGATCCTTCTAGAGAAAATTTCCCATTCTTTGAAGAaggctcctcttcctcttcctcttctggtAGACACTACTCTAAATTATTCcatttattgaataaaaatattgtaaataattaaaataatctcTTCACCTTTAGCCTTGTTTGGgtgattgttttcttaaaaaagcATACTAGAGTCCAAACAATAATAACTAATTAAGGTTTGGAAACTAAAAGTGTTTTTAACTAATCATTAGAAGTACACATGGCTactatatataatcaataaaaatttattgaagcgaataaataatttattattgagTAGGAGGTTTTAAGGAGAAGCAAACCAAAGACGGGAAAGAGTATGAATGTAGATTTTGTTCACTCAAGTTCTTCAAATCTCAAGCTCTCGGTGGCCATATGAACCGCCACCGTCAAGGCAAGATCCCATTCTCTAAATGATGACTATATATACGAATGTGTTTGCATATATATCTACGCATAAAATCTTGCattttattgatttgtgtttggtGAATTAGAAAGAGAGATGGAGTCACTAAACAAAGCTCGTGAACTTGTTCTTCGCAGCGATAGCTTTCCTCCTCATCAAGGACCTCCATCGTTCAGGTACTTTAAGTGTCTATTTTCTTgaacaagttttattttatttacaaatgatCTCACTAGATATATCCTTTAGAACTTACAGttttatttattctatatagTTATCATCAAGGAGATGCGCATATAGGAGACGTAATAACACCATTCAGACCAATGGTGTATCCACCAAGACATTTctccctctcttcctcttcttccaccCTCCCGTCTCAGCAGTTGCAGCCACCATGTCTTTATCCTCCGCCGTCGTCACTGTTTTCTCAACATAGGACTAAAGATTACTACATAGGCAACAACCGTCAGCAAACCCTAACTCATACCGTTTGCAGTGGTCGTGCACTACCTGACTCGAGTTACACCTTCATCAGTGCACCACTGGCTAACGGTTATAGAGTTGCTCCTCAACTTCATCTACCTCTACCTCCACATCATGGTCTAtgataaaattaattgaaaacaaatgtatttcttttcttttttcttttaaaatttggattttagttAAATGTTAAAACTTATCTCCATCATGTGTTTAAATTTTATCTGTAGTTTTTTGTGGGAATATTGAAAGGGACATGACAAAGTAATTGAAAACGACAAAAGAGTGTAATGCAAATTGGAGAGGGAGTGTTGTTTGGGGTTATGTAAGAAGATTGTATTTGTATGAAGGAACAgcttttatctattttaatcttgttttttcCTTGGCATCTAATTTTGTCTTGGAGCTGTTTTGTGAGACCACACTACATATGGTTTTTTATCGTTCTATATTGTATGTATTTgatatcttttttatttccaCCGGAGGAGAAAAAAACAGGAGTGACTAGAGAGAGGGGGATGAAATAAGTTAGATCTGGACCTCGACTAGCTAGTTGAATTGTAACTAACTCGTCCTCTgtttaaaaccattttttctattatctttttgttgaattatttGTCGTCTAATAGCCAATTTATCGTTAGATTATACGTATACGTCATGTGAAAACAATTtgaattaaatcattttttttatttcttttgctaattttttattaattacgtTATTGGAATACTGCATCTCTAAATAGAATTTAGAATAACCCTAACATTTGCAACGCCGCAATGACCAAATAGACTCGGTGAAAACCTCAGCTCCGATagtcttaattaattatatatctctTATTTCATCTGCTACCTTTGGGAAAAGTTTCTTATATTTCAGTTACGCCTTGAcagaaaaaaattccaaaaattataatatatatacgatTAGTCTATGGACTACAGTTCGTGTTAATTACATTGCAAATCTGAGACAATCCAGAACTTAAACTAAAAaacttttacacaaaaaaaaaaaaagtaaaaaagtaaaattttgtaCCTTGTTAAAATCAGTCAAAAGTAGTGATCAataagagacagagagagaaaacaTGAGAGCAAGCTCAAGCATGTTTGTGtgataaaaggagaaaaaagagctatacatgaaaagaagaaatatatcatggttttgtCACTATGTGATAGAAGGCTAAAACCCTACATTTGTATTTACAGTCTTCCCAAGaggcatttatatatatatatatatgtatatgtatattttagaataaacaTATTATCAGAAAGCGAAAGGAGAGAGATTGAGTGGATCAATATAGATGTG
Coding sequences within:
- the LOC104739994 gene encoding uncharacterized protein LOC104739994, whose amino-acid sequence is MMNSCGVQQQNAFEEMRRNAVFSSDRRDAVICPKPRRLGVLSSRSLRWQLNHQMELCESNSRSEILDFILANKGSGGGGGEQEASPPLFFTGSPPSRVSNPLTKDSLFRQELLVVAPPTPSTPRGATKPQPPSSPRNGSCVRAAATSFGIDPVVRVVGFDCDRRSSNHRSVSTLA
- the LOC104739995 gene encoding zinc finger protein JAGGED-like: MRAEDNNTLDLNNLPDDPSRENFPFFEEGSSSSSSSGGFKEKQTKDGKEYECRFCSLKFFKSQALGGHMNRHRQEREMESLNKARELVLRSDSFPPHQGPPSFSYHQGDAHIGDVITPFRPMVYPPRHFSLSSSSSTLPSQQLQPPCLYPPPSSLFSQHRTKDYYIGNNRQQTLTHTVCSGRALPDSSYTFISAPLANGYRVAPQLHLPLPPHHGL